DNA sequence from the Methanosarcinales archaeon genome:
GTAAGGAATGTGGAACGTTTCTTGTTCCGGGTTCTAACTGCAGGATTAGAATCAGAAACGATAGGATATTGACTACATGCCTTGAATGCGGCATGATTATGCGCATACCCTTTTAAATCCTTTTTTTTGATAATATTAAGCACCCTCATTTTCAATTTATTTTTTTAATTAAACGTCTAATTAATATAGATTAATATCCCTATAGACTGACATGACAGAAGTCGCAATAATAATGGGCTCCAATTCAGATAAACACGTTGCTCAGGGCGCTATAGATGTATTTGAAAGTAATGGTGTAGATTATGATATTCAAGCGATCTCAGCACACCGCAATCCTGAGGAACTGGATAAATATTTGAAAACATCAGATGCAAGTATATTTATTGCAATTACAGGTCTTTCTGCTGCACTGCCTGGTGTTATCGCCTCAAAAACAGACAAAGTAGTTATTGGCGTTCCTGTCAGCAGCAAACTGGGTGGACTGGATGCATTGCTTTCAACGATACAGATGCCAAAAGGAGTGCCTGTTGCCAGTGTCGGTATAGATAATGGAACAAATGCTGCACTGCTGGCAGTCAGAATCCTGAACATTACGAAAAAATAGATTTATTATCCTTTTTCAAGATAATCTACAACAGCACTGGAAACATCAGTTGTTGATGAAGAACCTCCCAGATCCTGCGTGATTATCCCCTTTGCAAGTACATGGTCAATGGCTTTTTGTACCTTATCGGCTTTCTCGAATTCTTCAACCCATTCAAGCATCATTTTAACACTCATTATTGCTGCCAGTGGATTGGCCAATCCTTTACCAGCTATATCTGGCGCTGATCCATGAACCGGCTCAAAAAGGGCATATTTATCGCCAATATTGGCGCTTGGGCATAAACCAAGGCTTCCAACAAGTGCAGCAGCCACATCGCTTAAAATATCACCGAATAGGTTGGTTGTGACTAGCACATCATATTTTTCAGGTGATAAGATCAGGTGGTAAGCCATTGCATCGATAAGCATCTCATTGTATTCCACATTATTCTCTTGCGCGACATCAATGCAAATTTCTCTGAATAAAATACAGGATTTAAGAACATTGGCTTTGTGCACGATGGTCAATCTGTTCTGACGATCTTTTGCTATTTTGCATGCCATATTGGCAATGCGTGTGGTCCCAGTTCTGGTCACAACCTTGTTACTGCAGGCCATATCTAAGGAATATTCTTCTTTACCAGTATACAATCCTTCAGTATTTTCCCTTACTATTATGAAATCAAAAGAAGTTGTGGGTTTGTAAGGTGTATCGATATGAATGTTCAATGATCGAAATGGCCTGATATTGGCATACAGATCCAGTTCGCGTCTGATCCTCAACAGCACACTCTGATAATTTGGGTCATTAGGTGTGGTGATTGCTCCGAAAAGAATGCAGTCACATTCCTTCATCTTTTCCAGATCACTTTCATCCAGTGCCACACCGGTCCGTTCCCACCTGCCATATCCCACTTCTATGGGAACAGCTTCGAAATCCAATCCTATAGTTTTCAGAACCTCTACGGCTGCATGAATGACCTCCTTTCCAATACCATCGCCTTCAATCAATGCGATCTTCATCTACTCCACCATTCATAACATTGACCAAACGCTTTATGGCGTCCACGATATCATATTCAGACGCCCCCCAGTGTACCACCACACCATCATTTCCATTGATGTTAATAAAACCCGTCCTTTTTGTCTGACAGCATCTGGTAATAAATGGTTTTGTAGGATTTATGAATTCTGTCTTCAGGGGACACATATTGATATGCTTGTAGGTAAACCTGGGGAACCTTATATCAAATATCTCCTTTGAAATATCACATCCTACTAATAATGAATTATCTTTGATATCAGAATCAGTATCAAGATACTTGCCATTTAATCCTGAGGCATTGCAGGGAAATACTGTGTTTTCATTTTCAAATTCTCTTAAATCAATGTATGTCCGTTCAAACTTGATATTTAATTCACCCAGAATACCGCTCTCTTCAAGACGGTGGATGGCAAAGGATAACCAGGGAGGTTCAGGCGGGATAACATCAATTATCTGGATGTCTGTGATATCATATAGGTTAGGTTTATGTACAAAAGTAATGTGCTTATCCCGTCCTTTGAAAATAACAGTGTTCACCTTATCGTTATATTTTTCCAGAGCCAGTAGTATCAATTTGGTCCTGTTATGGGCATCATGTTCATTTTCATGTACGACTATTTCGTCCCCTGAAGCGATCTGTTTGAAGGATTTAGCTTTTGCAAACAGTGACCCTGTTTGTTCAGTCTCAACTTCTACAATCTTGAAATTGCCATCCTGAAGATCGGCTATTATATATTTAGTAGAAAAATATATCGGTTCAACACCCAATGGTTTTTTACAGGGGTCTCCTTGTGTGATGCCCACCATCTTGTAATCATCTGGAAATATCATCATAATAATAGCTCAATCCTGGTTCTTTGCATGTTTTTTGCGATGTGTTACCAGGCCCCCATCCATAAGTATCTCTAATAAAAATCCGGGAAGTTTTGTACCTGTAAATGCTTTATTGCTGCATAACACAATACCCTGCTTAAGATCCACATTACACATTTCATT
Encoded proteins:
- the purE gene encoding 5-(carboxyamino)imidazole ribonucleotide mutase; translated protein: MTEVAIIMGSNSDKHVAQGAIDVFESNGVDYDIQAISAHRNPEELDKYLKTSDASIFIAITGLSAALPGVIASKTDKVVIGVPVSSKLGGLDALLSTIQMPKGVPVASVGIDNGTNAALLAVRILNITKK
- a CDS encoding isocitrate/isopropylmalate dehydrogenase family protein; protein product: MKIALIEGDGIGKEVIHAAVEVLKTIGLDFEAVPIEVGYGRWERTGVALDESDLEKMKECDCILFGAITTPNDPNYQSVLLRIRRELDLYANIRPFRSLNIHIDTPYKPTTSFDFIIVRENTEGLYTGKEEYSLDMACSNKVVTRTGTTRIANMACKIAKDRQNRLTIVHKANVLKSCILFREICIDVAQENNVEYNEMLIDAMAYHLILSPEKYDVLVTTNLFGDILSDVAAALVGSLGLCPSANIGDKYALFEPVHGSAPDIAGKGLANPLAAIMSVKMMLEWVEEFEKADKVQKAIDHVLAKGIITQDLGGSSSTTDVSSAVVDYLEKG